The following DNA comes from Mucilaginibacter jinjuensis.
CCAGTTACAGCCTACGGATGCTATCAGCCACATTTATGAATTACTGGATACGGCAGTTAAAGAAACGCGTGATATTTCTTTTGCATTGGCGCCATCCATATTAACCGATTTCGGCTTGCCTACCACCATTACCGAATTAGCACACAGGTTATCAACCCCTCAATTGCAAATCAACACCCAGATTAAAGGATTTACTGAACGATTAGACTTATTTCTCGAATCGTGCATATTCCGTATTATCCAGGAGCTCATTAATAACTGCATGAAACACTCAGGAGCAAGTCTTATAGATCTGTGCATCTGCAAATGCGATACGATAGAAATTGTATTAACAGATAACGGCAAAGGGTTTAACGCCAGGCAGCAGGAAAGCAAACCGACAGGCTCGGGTTTCAGTAGTATAAAGAATCGCTTAGGTTTGTACAACGGCACACTCGATATTCAATCTGCACCAGGCAAAGGCACAACAGTGAAAATCAATTTGTCGATTTGAGTTCAATTTGACAATTAGCTAATTCGGCAATTTGTCAATGGCCTTTATTATCCAATTAATGAATACACAAATTAGCATTACTGTGTTTTAATTGACAAATTGCCGAATTAGCTAATCGACAAATTATAGTAATTTAGCAGGCTTAAACCCATTAATACAAAATGCCCAAAGCTGTTGCTGTAATATTAGTGAACTGGAATACGCCTGCATTTACGGCTAATTGTATCCGGTCATTAATTGAATATTGTGATAACGGGCTTTTTGATATTATAGTGGTTGACAATGGATCGACCGATAACTCCTTACAGATTCTTAGTGCAAAATTCCCCAAATTAACTTATATTGATAATAAAGAGAATTTAGGCTTCGCCGAAGGCAATAACCGCGGGTTACAGCAAAGTATTAATGCAGGTTATGAATACTCGCTGGTAATTAATACAGATACTTTAGTTGATGAAGATATTGTTACTGCTTTAACCACTCACCTCAATAACCATTCTCAGGCAGCAGCAGTACAGCCGGCTATTTTCTGGATGCATAACCGTACCAAACTATGGAACGGTCCATGTGGCTTTAACGCTTTGCTGGGTATTACTTACTCTAAAACCCAGGATAGCATTCAAAAACTTACCTCTTATCAAAAAGTAGAATGGGTAACGGGTTGTTGTATCCTCATCAGAAACAGTGCTCTTAAAAAAGCCGGAATGTTTAATAAGCAGTTCTTTCTGTATTACGAGGATGTGGAGCTCTCGTATCGTTTACGGAGCCACGGGTATGAAGTTCATTATTTGCCCACAAATAAAATGTATCATGAGGCTGGTATTTCGGGTAAATCGAGCACAAAAAATGCCGAGGGTTTTCTGAACCCATTCATCCATTATTACACCAGTAGAAACCACCTCTGGTTTTTGAGAAAATATGGCAAGCCTGTTTTTTATCCTGTTAACTTAATTTACAATACCGGTTATTACCTGGCAGTACTTACCTATTTAAAATTGCGCGGCCGAAACAAAAAGGTATCTCTTTTATTAAAAGGAATAAAGGAAGGGCTGTTTACGCCACGAAGCGTAATTTGGCCTAATAACTAAAGCGAGCTATATTTAACCATGTTTATTTCCCAATCATACTTCCGTTTTCTTTTATTGGCCCCATGATCATTGAGAATATCATCAGAAAATTAAAAGGCAACCCAGATTATAAATGGGACAGCACCTATTCTGTGCGTGATTTGGCTGTGGTGAGTACGATCAGGGCTGTACAGGTTATCAGGGGGTTATGGCTGAGGATCTTCTTCAAAAAAGCATCGGGT
Coding sequences within:
- a CDS encoding glycosyltransferase family 2 protein, with product MPKAVAVILVNWNTPAFTANCIRSLIEYCDNGLFDIIVVDNGSTDNSLQILSAKFPKLTYIDNKENLGFAEGNNRGLQQSINAGYEYSLVINTDTLVDEDIVTALTTHLNNHSQAAAVQPAIFWMHNRTKLWNGPCGFNALLGITYSKTQDSIQKLTSYQKVEWVTGCCILIRNSALKKAGMFNKQFFLYYEDVELSYRLRSHGYEVHYLPTNKMYHEAGISGKSSTKNAEGFLNPFIHYYTSRNHLWFLRKYGKPVFYPVNLIYNTGYYLAVLTYLKLRGRNKKVSLLLKGIKEGLFTPRSVIWPNN